One genomic window of Erinaceus europaeus chromosome 7, mEriEur2.1, whole genome shotgun sequence includes the following:
- the LOC103109213 gene encoding olfactory receptor 6C4-like translates to MKNETTFTEFILLGLTNQPDLQVVIFTLLFLAYLLSVLGNLTIIILTLVDPHLKTPMYFFLRNFAFLEVSFTSIFIPRLLTSLATGHKTISFAGCFTQYFFAILLGGTEFYLLASMSYDRYVAICKPLHYMTIMSSRVCIQLVLLSWMGGFVTIVPPIILMSQVDFCGTNVLNQYYCDYRPLLRAACSDTSLLEITVIFLAVLTLVVTLALVTLSYTYIIKTILRIPSAQQRTKAFSTCSSHMIVISLSYGSCLFLYISPSPKKGGNFDKEISLLMTSVSPLLNPFIYTLRNQQVKQSFKNTVKKIIKF, encoded by the coding sequence ATGAAAAACGAAACAACATTTACTGAGTTTATCCTGCTCGGTCTCACAAATCAACCTGATCTCCAGGTGGTAATATTCACCTTGCTATTCCTCGCCTACCTACTAAGTGTCCTGGGAAACCTGACTATCATCATACTCACTCTAGTAGACCCCCACCTCAAGACCCCCATGTACTTTTTCCTCAGGAATTTTGCTTTCTTAGAAGTTTCCTTCACATCCATTTTTATTCCCAGACTTCTGACCAGCTTAGCAACAGGTCATAAAACCATCAGTTTTGCTGGATGCTTCACTCAGTATTTCTTTGCTATCCTCCTTGGAGGGACAGAGTTTTACCTCCTGGCTTCTATgtcctatgaccgctatgtggccatctgcaaacCCCTGCACTACATGACCATCATGAGCAGCAGGGTCTGCATACAGCTTGTGCTCCTGTCTTGGATGGGAGGCTTTGTAACTATAGTACCCCCAATCATCCTGATGAGCCAAGTGGATTTCTGTGGCACAAATGTGCTGAACCAATATTACTGTGACTACAGACCCCTGCTAAGGGCCGCTTGCTCAGACACAAGCCTATTAGAAATAACGGTCATTTTCCTGGCAGTTCTGACTCTGGTGGTGACTCTGGCACTGGTGACACTTTCTTACACATACATTATCAAGACCATTCTGAGGATCCCTTCTGCCCAGCAGAGGACAAAGGCCTTTTCTACTTGTTCCTCCCACATGATTGTCATCTCCCTGTCTTATGGCAGCTGCCTCTTCTTATACATTAGTCCCTCACCAAAGAAAGGAGGTAACTTTGACAAGGAAATATCCCTGCTCATGACTTCAGTTAGCCCCTTGTTGAACCCTTTTATTTATACTCTAAGGAATCAGCAGGTGAAGCAATCTTTTAagaatacagtaaaaaaaatcataaagtttTAG